The following is a genomic window from Niabella soli DSM 19437.
GTTTTGCGAATTTAAAATCACGCTCATCGCCACAAGGCACCGCCATAATAGCGCCCGTACCATAACCTGCTAAAACATATTCACTGATCCAGATGGGGATCAGCCGCCCGTCGAACGGATTAACCGCATAAGCGCCGGTAAAAACCCCACTGATCTTTTTTTCGGCCATCCGCTCCCGTTCGCTCCGGCTTTTTACATAAGCGATATAATCATCCACCGCGGTTGCCTGCTCCGGCGTTTTGATCTGATCAACAAGATCCAGTTCGGGCGCGATCACCATAAAGTCCACACCCATGATGGTATCGGGGCGGGTAGTGTAAACGGTTAGCGTCAATGGTGAATGGTCAATGGCGAATTGGATCTCAGCACCGCTCGATTTTCCGATCCAGTTGGTCTGCATTTCCTTCATGGCTTCGCTGAAATCCACTTCCTGTAAGCCTTTCAGCAGGCGGTCTGCATATTCGGTGATGCGCAGGTACCATTGACGCAATTTCTTTTTCACTACCGGGTAACCGCCCCGCTCACTAACGCCGTTTACCACTTCATCGTTGGCCAGCACCGTTCCCAGCGCCTCGCACCAGTTCACCTCTCCGTACCCGCAATAAGCCAGGCGGTATTCCATTAGGACGGTTTGTTGGGTGGCTGCATCAAATGCCAGCCATTCTTCCGCTGTAAAAATTGGATGTTTAAAATTGGATATTCGAAATTTTTCATTCGGGAACGGATGATTTTTATTTCCTTCTTTCTCAAACAGCGCAATCAATTCGGGGATCGGCGTTGCCTTTTGCGTTTGCCGGTTAAACCAACTGTTGAACAACTGCAGGAAGATCCATTGCGTCCATTTGTAATAATGAGGGTCACTGGTGCGCACTTCGCGTGTCCAGTCGAAGCAAAAGCCTATATTATCCAATTGTTTGCGGAAGGTGGCAATATTCTTATCTGTAGAAACGGCGGGATGAATACCGTTTTCAATCGCATATTGTTCTGCAGGAAGGCCAAAAGCATCATATCCCATCGGATGCAGCACGTTAAAACCTTTCAGCCGCTTGTACCGGGAAAAGATGTCGCTGGCGATATATCCTAAGGGATGGCCTACATGCAAACCGGCGCCGCTGGGGTAAGGAAACATATCCAGCACATAATACTTGGGTTTAGCCGTGTTATTGGAAACGGTATACTCACCTTCTTCCACCCATGTTCTTTGCCATTTACGCTCTATTTCATTAAAATTATATTCCATAAATCCGTTCAGGGGTTAATTATAGCTGCCCTCGCAGGGGCGGCAAATTTACAGAATGTACCCCTGAAACAGCTATTTTACACCGGTTAATACACCAGAAGGGGCAAAAAACCTTAAAAAACTATTAAATACGCCGATTTTAGCTGGCAGGGAATGGAGAATCGTAATTTGATAGTATATTGCGCACTCAAAAAACTGGAAAAATGGCAACTGGTAAAAGTGCTCCTGCTGTTGTAAAAGAAGTGCCCGCAATATTTGGCAAATCCAATTACCTGCTGATGCTGGTGGGTGCCATTGTGATCGCGGCCGGCATGTTTTTGATGGCCGGAGGAAAAAGCGATAACCCCGCAGTTTTTAACAAGGCTGAGGTATACAGTGCCCGCCGGATTACCGTTGCGCCGATCGTGATTATGATTGGCCTGGCAATTGAAGGCATTGCCATCTTTAGAAGATCTTCAAAAAAAGAAAACTAGCCAATTTCTGATAAAAGAATTTTAAAGGCGGCTCTCTTATGTCGCCTTTTTTTAAATCTATCTATATGAACATTATCCAGACCATTATATTGGCTGTGATTGAGGGGCTGACCGAATTTTTACCGATCTCTTCTACCGGGCATATGATCATTGCCTCTGCGGTTATGAAAATTGACCAGGATCCTTTTGTAAAACTATTTGAAGTGGCCGTGCAACTGGGAGCCATTATATCGGTGATCGTGTTTTACTATAAAAAATTTTTCCCGCTCAATAAGTGGAGTTTTTACCTAAAACTTTTAGTGGCGGTGATTCCTGCACTGGTATTGGGGGCCTTATTTTCAAAGAAAATTGATATGTTGTTCGAAAACCCCCTTATCGTAGCTATTATGCTGTTTGCTGGAGGGTTTGTATTATTATTTATAGACAGCTTATTTAAGCGCCCTCTTATTACGGCGGAAGGGGAGATAACTTATAAAAAAGCCTTTGTTATAGGGATCTGGCAGTGTTTGGCAATGTTGCCGGGAATTAGTCGCAGCGCGGCTTCTATTATAGGTGGCATGCAGCAGAAACTGACGCGTAGCCTGGCTGCAGAATTTTCTTTTTTCCTGGCCGTGCCCACCATGTGCGCCGCTACCGGGAAAAAACTTCTGGATGCCTACAATGAAACGCCTCAAATACTAATGGATAAACATAACCTGTTTTTACTGGGCATTGGAAATCTTATTGCATTTGTGGTAGCGTTAATCGCGATAAAATTCTTTATCAGCTATTTGCAGAAACACGGCTTTAAGCTCTTTGGCTGGTACCGGATCATTGTTGGCGCGGTGTTGTTGGTTTTGATTTATAAGGGTATTATTGTTTAAACCAGACTGTTTCTTTTTTTGTTCATTGTTGTGGTCAGCAACAGAACATATAGCATCGGTGTTGCGTCGCACACTTCGGCTGCAGTGCAGCAATTAGCACATTTTCACATTTTCAAATTAGCACATTAAGCATGTATACGTACCAATCCAGCAAATCCCTCTTCGACCGCGCTCAACAAAGCATTCCCGGCGGCGTTAACTCTCCTGTCCGGGCCTTTAAAAGCGTGGGTGGGACGCCCGTTTTTTTTGAAAAAGCAAAAGGCGCGTATTTATACGATGTACAGGGGCAGCAATACATCGATTATATTGCCTCCTGGGGCCCCATGATCCTGGGGCATGGTTATGAGCGGGTGGTAAAAGCCATTCAGCAGCAGGTGGCAAAAGCCACTTCCTTTGGGGCGCCAACGGCGCTGGAGATCGAAATGGCGGAATTGATCAGATCTATGGCGCCCAATATAGACCTGGTGCGTATGGTAAACAGTGGAACGGAAGCCTGTATGAGCGCCTTGCGGGTAGCACGGGGGTACACAGGAAAAAATAAATTCATCAAATTTGAAGGATGTTACCACGGGCATGCCGATGCGTTTTTGGTAAAGGCCGGCAGCGGCGTGGCTACATTTAACATCCAAACCGTGCCCGGCGTTACAGCAGGCGCGGCTAACGACACGCTCACCTGCGCCTATAACGACCTGGCAGCAGTTCAGCAACTGGTAAAAGAAAATAAAGGAACAATTGCCGCCATTATTGTGGAACCTGTAGCCGGCAATATGGGCTGTATTTTGCCCAAACCAGGCTTTCTCGAGGGGCTTCGGCAACTTTGCAATGAAGAGGGAATGGTGCTGATCTTTGATGAGGTAATGAATGGCTTTCGCCTGGCTTTAGGCGGCGCGCAGGAGCGGTTAGGCATTGATGCGGACCTCGTTACCTACGGAAAGGTCATCGGCGCAGGCATGCCGGTGGGGGCCTTTGGAGGCAAGCGGCATATTATGGAAGTGGTGGCCCCGCTGGGAAGCGTGTATCAGGCCGGTACTTTAAGTGGCAACCCGGTAGCCATGACAGCGGGACTTACCTTGCTAAACGAATTAAAAAACAATCCGCAACTATTAACGGAACTGGACAATAAAACCCAATACCTGAAAGAAGGGCTCGAAAAAGAATTAAACGCATGGGGCCAGCCTTATGTGATCAATCATTTCGGAAGTATGATCAGTGTGCATTTCAGCGATCATCCCGTTACCAATTTTGAAGAAGCGGCTGCTGCCAATAACGAACGCTTTAAGCACTTTTTTCATGCCTTGTTGAAACGGGGCATTTACCTGCCGCCTTCGGCTTTTGAAAGTTGGTTCCTGAACAATGCGCTTACCAAAGAAGATCTGGACAAAACCATACAAGCGGTAAAAGATAGTTTGGAAGAGCTTTGATGTTGTTCTTCATTTAACGCGACTGCAAAATTCATCCGGGGCAACCACTTCAATGGGGCAATCTCTGAAATCTTTAATGTTTCGGGTGATCAGGTAGCTGATTTTTGAGACGGATTGCGCTGCCATTATTTGTATCGCATCTTCAAAATCTTTATAGGAAGACCTCAGACTCTTTTGAATCACATTTAGATCAACGGGAATGATTGTTATAAAATACAACAGATCGGACAATAGCGCCCGCAACTCTTTTTCGCCGGTATATTTTTTCATCAAATAATGAGTCGTTGCAAAAGAGTGCGAAGAGGTATAGAGTTTTACCGTATTCGTTTCAGCCTTTTCAAATAATTCAACGGCAAACCGGCTGAACGGCTTCCGGTCAGCAATAAGGTCAATTAAAATGTTGGTGTCTACAAAGGCGTGACTCATAGGTGTTTTTTTTCAAAATAAGAAAGTAACGCTTCTTTTTCATCAAAATCGTCCGGCAATTTTACCGCACCCGCTATTTTTTTTAATCGTGATGAAATTTTTTCGTCCGGGGGGGCTTCCGTGAGCGTTTCCAGGTAACGTTCCACCAGGTCAGATAGACTTCTGCCCGTATGCTTTGCGTAATGCTTGGCTTTTTCAATAACAACCGCTTCAATGGTCAGGGTAAGTTTTGTTACCATATACGTGTGCTTTCGGCAAAGATACGTGTACTTTTTGTAATGCCCTGTTTTTACTAATAAGAGCGCCCTCTTATCATCTCTTTCCTGCCATTGTTATATTTCGTACCTTTGCACTCATTTTTTATCCAATATGAGCGTGAAATACAGAGAATTTACGGGGTTGAACCTGCCATCCATCGAGCAGGAAATACTTGCAAAATGGCAGGAGCACCAGGCATTTGAAAAAAGCGTTTCGCTGCGCGACGGCGCTCCTTCCTTTGTTTTTTATGAAGGGCCGCCCAGCGCCAATGGTATGCCCGGTATTCACCACGTTATTTCACGTACCTTAAAAGATCTGGTTTGTCGCTATAAAACCATGCAGGGTTTCCAGGTAAAACGCAAAGGCGGCTGGGATACGCACGGCTTGCCGGTGGAACTGGGCGTGGAAAAAGAACTGGGCATCACTAAAGAGGATATTGGTAAAAAAATATCAGTAGAAGAATATAACCAGAAATGCCGGGAGGCCGTACTGCGGTTTAAAGACAAATGGGATGACCTGACCCGCAAAATGGGCTATTGGGTGGATCTGAACGATCCGTATATCACCTTTAAGAATGAGTATATTGAAACCCTTTGGTATTTGCTTAAGCAATTGTATAACAAAGGGTTACTCTATAAAAGTGTTAGTATACAACCCTATTCTCCTGCTGCCGGAACCGGGTTAAGTTCTCACGAATTGAACCAGCCGGGTACGTATAAAGATGTAAAAGATACCAGCGCCACGGTGTTGTTCAAAGCGATCAAATCAGGCGTTTTGGAAAATATCGCGGGCGATGTATACTTTATGGCATGGACCACCACCCCGTGGACGTTGCCCTCCAACCTGGGGTTAACGGTAGGCGGCACTATCGAATATGCTTTGGTGGAATCGTATAATCCGTATACGCATGAGCCGCAAAAAGTAATCATTGCGCTTCCTTTATTCTATAGGTATTTTAAGGAGGGTGGAGAAACGGCAGATTTTGACAGTTATACCGCAGAGAGCAAGCTGATTCCCTGGAGAATACTAACCACTTTCAAAGGAAAGGACCTGGAAGGCCTTCAGTACGAACAATTGCTGCCTTTTGAATCCAACGCTCCCGAAAAAATACAGGAAACCACTCCGGGCGCCACACCCTTTAAAGTAATGGTGGGCGATTTTGTAACCACGGAAGATGGTACCGGTATTGTGCACACGGCGCCGGCTTTTGGAGCAGACGACTATAAAGTAGGTAAGAAAAATAATATAGGAATCCTGACATTGGTAGACAAGGAGGGAAAATTCATTGATGGTACCGGGGAATTTAGCGGGCGGTATGTGAAAGACTATAAAGACCAGAAGGATTATGTAGATGTGAACGTGGACATCAGCGTAAAATTAAAGAAGGAAGGCCGTGCTTTTAAAGTAGAAAAATACGAGCACAACTATCCCCATTGCTGGCGCACTGATAAACCGATCCTCTATTATCCATTGGATGCCTGGTTTATAAAGACCACTGCGCTGCGCGACCGCATGGTGGAGCTGAACAAAACCATTCACTGGAAACCCAAATCCACCGGCGAAGGCCGTTTTGGCAACTGGCTGGAAAATATGGTGGACTGGAACCTGAGCCGCAGTCGTTTCTGGGGCACGCCGCTGCCCATATGGGCTACGGAAGATGGTTCAGAAATGAAATGTATCGGTTCGGTTGAAGAGCTGAACGAAGAGATCAAAAAAGCAAACGGGGTTTTAGGCGGTGACGTAAATAAAGGGTACCTGCATAACGGTATATTGGATCTGCACAAACCTTATGTAGATGAGGTAGTTCTGGTAAGCGATTCGGGCAAACCGATGCACCGGGAACCGGATCTGATTGATGTTTGGTTCGATAGTGGTGCCATGCCCTACGCACAATGGGGCCTGAACTACGAAAAACTAAAAGCCGGTGATGCGCAGCCGTTCAATCAGCCTTTTGACACCAATTTCCCTGCTGATTTTATTTGTGAAGGCGTGGACCAAACCCGCGGCTGGTTCTATACCCTGCACGCGATTGCGTCGCTGCTGTTCGACAGTGTGGCCTACAAAACCGTGGTAAGCAACGGGCTGGTGCTGGATAAGAACGGTAATAAAATGAGCAAGCGCCTGGGCAATGTGGTAGACCCTTTTACTACTATCGAAACCTTTGGCGCCGATGCAACACGTTGGTACTTAATAACAAACGCCTCCCCCTGGGATAACCTTAAGTTTGATATTGATGGTATTAAAGAAGTACAACGCAAGTTCTTTGGTACCTTATATAATACCTACCAGTTTTTTGCACTTTACGCCAATGTAGATGGATTCACGTTTAAAGAAGCAAAAATTCCGCTTAGCGAGCGCCCCGAAATTGACCGCTGGATTATTTCCTCCTTAAATACATTGGTAAAAGAAGTAACAACGGCTATGGACGATTATGAGCCTACGCAGGCAGGCCGTTTGATCGAAGATTT
Proteins encoded in this region:
- a CDS encoding undecaprenyl-diphosphate phosphatase, whose amino-acid sequence is MNIIQTIILAVIEGLTEFLPISSTGHMIIASAVMKIDQDPFVKLFEVAVQLGAIISVIVFYYKKFFPLNKWSFYLKLLVAVIPALVLGALFSKKIDMLFENPLIVAIMLFAGGFVLLFIDSLFKRPLITAEGEITYKKAFVIGIWQCLAMLPGISRSAASIIGGMQQKLTRSLAAEFSFFLAVPTMCAATGKKLLDAYNETPQILMDKHNLFLLGIGNLIAFVVALIAIKFFISYLQKHGFKLFGWYRIIVGAVLLVLIYKGIIV
- the ileS gene encoding isoleucine--tRNA ligase — its product is MSVKYREFTGLNLPSIEQEILAKWQEHQAFEKSVSLRDGAPSFVFYEGPPSANGMPGIHHVISRTLKDLVCRYKTMQGFQVKRKGGWDTHGLPVELGVEKELGITKEDIGKKISVEEYNQKCREAVLRFKDKWDDLTRKMGYWVDLNDPYITFKNEYIETLWYLLKQLYNKGLLYKSVSIQPYSPAAGTGLSSHELNQPGTYKDVKDTSATVLFKAIKSGVLENIAGDVYFMAWTTTPWTLPSNLGLTVGGTIEYALVESYNPYTHEPQKVIIALPLFYRYFKEGGETADFDSYTAESKLIPWRILTTFKGKDLEGLQYEQLLPFESNAPEKIQETTPGATPFKVMVGDFVTTEDGTGIVHTAPAFGADDYKVGKKNNIGILTLVDKEGKFIDGTGEFSGRYVKDYKDQKDYVDVNVDISVKLKKEGRAFKVEKYEHNYPHCWRTDKPILYYPLDAWFIKTTALRDRMVELNKTIHWKPKSTGEGRFGNWLENMVDWNLSRSRFWGTPLPIWATEDGSEMKCIGSVEELNEEIKKANGVLGGDVNKGYLHNGILDLHKPYVDEVVLVSDSGKPMHREPDLIDVWFDSGAMPYAQWGLNYEKLKAGDAQPFNQPFDTNFPADFICEGVDQTRGWFYTLHAIASLLFDSVAYKTVVSNGLVLDKNGNKMSKRLGNVVDPFTTIETFGADATRWYLITNASPWDNLKFDIDGIKEVQRKFFGTLYNTYQFFALYANVDGFTFKEAKIPLSERPEIDRWIISSLNTLVKEVTTAMDDYEPTQAGRLIEDFVDEHLSNWYVRLCRRRFWKGEYEKDKIAAYQTLFECLETVTRLMAPIAPFFSDAVFQNLNSVANHFDVTSVHHALFPKADESAIDPSLEERMQLAQDISSLILSLRKKVNIKVRQPLQKVLIPVLNPAMTEQLQKVEALIQSEVNVKQVEYLVDTEGFIKKKIKPNFVALGKKLGPKMKAVSNKLAGFSQEEISNLEKNGQIVLDIEGEAVPILVNEVDISSEDIPGWTVANKGTLTVALDITITEGLKQEGEAREFVNRIQKIRKDSGFDLTDRVSVQVDTNTALKNALNTYKDYICAEILADDLDFSPISSGGTEIEVNEHKLCTIVTKKG
- a CDS encoding type II toxin-antitoxin system VapC family toxin, translating into MSHAFVDTNILIDLIADRKPFSRFAVELFEKAETNTVKLYTSSHSFATTHYLMKKYTGEKELRALLSDLLYFITIIPVDLNVIQKSLRSSYKDFEDAIQIMAAQSVSKISYLITRNIKDFRDCPIEVVAPDEFCSRVK
- a CDS encoding DUF3098 domain-containing protein — encoded protein: MATGKSAPAVVKEVPAIFGKSNYLLMLVGAIVIAAGMFLMAGGKSDNPAVFNKAEVYSARRITVAPIVIMIGLAIEGIAIFRRSSKKEN
- a CDS encoding DUF6364 family protein, with translation MVTKLTLTIEAVVIEKAKHYAKHTGRSLSDLVERYLETLTEAPPDEKISSRLKKIAGAVKLPDDFDEKEALLSYFEKKHL
- the hemL gene encoding glutamate-1-semialdehyde 2,1-aminomutase gives rise to the protein MYTYQSSKSLFDRAQQSIPGGVNSPVRAFKSVGGTPVFFEKAKGAYLYDVQGQQYIDYIASWGPMILGHGYERVVKAIQQQVAKATSFGAPTALEIEMAELIRSMAPNIDLVRMVNSGTEACMSALRVARGYTGKNKFIKFEGCYHGHADAFLVKAGSGVATFNIQTVPGVTAGAANDTLTCAYNDLAAVQQLVKENKGTIAAIIVEPVAGNMGCILPKPGFLEGLRQLCNEEGMVLIFDEVMNGFRLALGGAQERLGIDADLVTYGKVIGAGMPVGAFGGKRHIMEVVAPLGSVYQAGTLSGNPVAMTAGLTLLNELKNNPQLLTELDNKTQYLKEGLEKELNAWGQPYVINHFGSMISVHFSDHPVTNFEEAAAANNERFKHFFHALLKRGIYLPPSAFESWFLNNALTKEDLDKTIQAVKDSLEEL